The stretch of DNA TGGCCAGGGCGGTCATCCTTCCGATGACTTCGGCAAGGTAGTTGTCCGAGGTCTGCAGCAGCAGGTCCACTTGCTGGGCGACCGTGGCCGATTGGACCTCCGCCAGTACCTTGGCGCCCGGCGCGGCACCATCGCCTGCGCCGACCACGCCGGCTGCGCCGGAACCCCGGGCGACGCCGGGTGCCACCGTGAGCCCGGCCCGTGCTCCCGCCGCCGCGAGTTGCGCCGAGAACGTCTCGGCCGCGTGCAGGGCGGCGTCCTGCGGGCGGGGGCCGGTGGTCTTGGCGGGGTCGAACCGGGCCGAGTTCAGGGCCAGCGGGAACAGCGGGGCGGTTTCACCGGCTGCGACATCCTGCAGGCTCCAGGCCGGATTGAGGGCGGGGCCGGTGAAGAGCGAGTCATCCAACAGCACCGTCACGGGTCCGGAGATGCCGTCCTGCTGCAGGGCGCGGACAGTCGACTGCGCCAGGGTCGCCAGTCCCGCGTGGCCTAGGACGGCATCCGGCGCGGATTCGCCGGCGCCGAGAAGGACATCTCCCCCGCCGGTGAGGACCACCGTTCCGGGCGCGGAACTGGCCAGGACCCTGGTGCTGAATCGCCGGTCCGGGCCAAGGGCGCGCAGTGCCGCGGCAGCCGTCAGAAGCTTCATGTTGGATGCGGGAACCATGGCCTCGTCGGCGCCGCGGTCAAACAGCAGCTTTCCAGTGGCGGCGTCCTGCACCACCCCCGCGAAGGTTCCCGCGCCGTCCGCCTTGAGGGTTTCATTCA from Arthrobacter sp. B3I9 encodes:
- the dacB gene encoding D-alanyl-D-alanine carboxypeptidase/D-alanyl-D-alanine-endopeptidase, with the translated sequence MKRKTSGAGTEQAAGRPRRVLPLLFLTLLLLALAVPAGLVIAPALSGGSRSGEEEPPVPPWQQLPSTLAHRTGNPAGIQPLSDAAPVPETGVLTAQLNETLKADGAGTFAGVVQDAATGKLLFDRGADEAMVPASNMKLLTAAAALRALGPDRRFSTRVLASSAPGTVVLTGGGDVLLGAGESAPDAVLGHAGLATLAQSTVRALQQDGISGPVTVLLDDSLFTGPALNPAWSLQDVAAGETAPLFPLALNSARFDPAKTTGPRPQDAALHAAETFSAQLAAAGARAGLTVAPGVARGSGAAGVVGAGDGAAPGAKVLAEVQSATVAQQVDLLLQTSDNYLAEVIGRMTALASGKPASNDGAVAAVLQQLEDLGVGTAMLRAADVSGLTLGDQVSARLLAEVVRSITSGTDPRLRAALAGFPIAGLTGTLGDRYLDGPAARGAGLVRAKTGTLNTVLALSGYVVDADGRLLVFSFIGNGLTPGAANKAVLDRTASVLAGCGCR